Proteins encoded in a region of the Prochlorothrix hollandica PCC 9006 = CALU 1027 genome:
- a CDS encoding glycosyltransferase encodes MSQPHVSLFFRALQGGGAERIIANLARGLVERGYGVDLVLTRAEGIYLADLPPRVRVIALQEIPPLYGGFQSHHSSSSLGNLLRLGHYLQQERPLVLLGATHFINEVAIVAKHLARVPTKVWVAEHTTLSLESQGVEQTSSRYAPTTARWLYPWADGIIAVSQGVAQDLATLIHLPPSRIQVIYNPVLTPELYAAAQAEPHHPWLAQGQDPPVPVILGVGRFVAQKDFATLIRAVAQVRQRRSARLILMGGGRQQAALQALAHDLGIAQDVAILDFVANPYALMARSAVFVQSSRWEGLPTVLIEALALGLPIVATDCPSGAREILRDGRYGTLVPIGRADAMARAIEAALGWQGAAPALPESWLQQFQLETAVQRYSEVLGLP; translated from the coding sequence ATGAGCCAGCCCCACGTCAGCCTTTTTTTCCGTGCCCTCCAGGGGGGGGGTGCAGAACGGATCATCGCCAACTTAGCGCGGGGGCTGGTAGAACGGGGTTATGGGGTTGATCTAGTGTTGACCCGTGCCGAAGGCATCTACCTGGCAGACCTACCCCCCAGAGTGCGGGTGATTGCCCTCCAGGAGATTCCGCCCCTCTACGGCGGATTTCAGAGTCACCACTCCAGTTCCTCCCTGGGAAATCTCTTGCGCTTAGGGCATTATTTGCAACAAGAACGGCCCTTAGTCCTGTTGGGGGCGACCCATTTCATTAATGAAGTGGCCATTGTCGCCAAACACCTGGCACGGGTACCCACCAAAGTGTGGGTGGCGGAACACACCACCTTATCCCTGGAATCCCAGGGGGTGGAGCAAACCTCCTCCCGCTATGCCCCCACCACGGCCCGCTGGCTCTATCCCTGGGCCGATGGCATTATTGCGGTCTCCCAGGGAGTGGCCCAGGATTTAGCCACTTTAATCCATCTGCCCCCCTCCCGCATCCAGGTCATTTATAACCCCGTCCTCACGCCGGAACTGTACGCAGCAGCCCAAGCAGAACCCCATCATCCTTGGTTAGCCCAGGGCCAAGATCCCCCTGTGCCCGTCATTCTGGGGGTGGGGCGTTTTGTGGCGCAAAAAGACTTTGCCACGTTAATCCGAGCCGTTGCCCAGGTGCGTCAACGGCGATCGGCCCGTCTGATCTTGATGGGGGGCGGTCGGCAACAGGCTGCGCTACAAGCCCTCGCCCACGATCTAGGCATTGCCCAAGATGTGGCGATTTTAGATTTTGTCGCCAATCCCTACGCCCTCATGGCCCGATCGGCGGTCTTTGTCCAGTCTTCCCGCTGGGAAGGCTTGCCCACCGTTCTCATTGAAGCCTTGGCCCTGGGGCTGCCGATCGTCGCCACCGACTGCCCCAGTGGAGCCAGGGAAATCCTGCGGGATGGACGCTATGGAACCCTGGTGCCCATCGGTCGGGCTGATGCCATGGCGCGGGCGATCGAAGCGGCCCTGGGATGGCAGGGAGCCGCCCCCGCCCTGCCGGAGTCCTGGTTGCAACAGTTTCAACTGGAAACAGCGGTGCAGCGCTATAGTGAGGTTCTGGGATTGCCCTAA
- a CDS encoding fatty acid desaturase family protein: MIGKAAIILGGYIASYVALVFFCSNLWLAIALGFVLSQFYVMVGFGIQHDGTHESFSRHKWVNRLAGMGLDFLGASSTMWKYRHNFVHHTYTNIAHVDDDLETLNILRLSPHHDWKPWHRFQHLYCFLVYGILAVFWIYVSDFQKLQSGKLGKYNIPDFSVADKVVLFGGRILFISYSMILPSFFHPFWQVVVANALILMVVGINLSLVFNLAHVTGDNEYPQPENGEIENEWAIHQVVTAANFAAHNPWVSWYTGGLNCQIEHHLFPTICHIHYPRLCKIVEQTCGEFGVPYVSYPTVMEALACHLQFLKDLGQPDSVASVPMAVPVDVVGR; encoded by the coding sequence ATGATTGGTAAGGCTGCGATTATTTTGGGGGGATATATAGCCTCCTATGTGGCTTTGGTCTTTTTCTGTTCTAACCTATGGTTAGCGATCGCCCTTGGTTTTGTCCTATCCCAGTTCTATGTCATGGTGGGGTTTGGCATTCAACATGATGGCACCCATGAAAGTTTTTCTCGCCACAAATGGGTTAACCGGTTAGCCGGTATGGGGCTGGACTTTTTGGGAGCCAGCAGTACCATGTGGAAGTATCGCCATAATTTTGTACACCACACCTATACGAATATTGCCCATGTGGATGATGATCTGGAGACCTTAAATATTCTGCGTCTCAGTCCTCACCACGACTGGAAGCCTTGGCACCGGTTCCAACATTTGTACTGTTTTCTGGTTTATGGAATTCTAGCTGTTTTTTGGATTTATGTTTCAGACTTCCAAAAACTCCAGTCGGGTAAGTTGGGGAAATATAATATTCCTGACTTTAGTGTTGCAGACAAGGTAGTGCTGTTTGGGGGGCGGATTTTATTTATCTCCTATTCCATGATTCTACCCAGTTTCTTCCACCCCTTCTGGCAGGTCGTTGTGGCCAATGCCCTAATTTTGATGGTGGTGGGTATTAATCTCTCCCTGGTGTTCAACCTGGCCCATGTGACGGGGGATAATGAGTATCCTCAGCCGGAGAATGGGGAGATTGAAAACGAGTGGGCGATCCATCAGGTGGTCACAGCCGCTAACTTTGCGGCCCATAATCCTTGGGTGAGTTGGTACACGGGCGGTCTCAACTGCCAAATTGAACACCACCTATTCCCCACCATTTGCCACATCCACTATCCCCGCCTTTGTAAGATTGTGGAGCAAACCTGTGGTGAGTTTGGCGTTCCCTATGTGTCTTATCCCACGGTGATGGAAGCTCTGGCCTGTCATCTTCAGTTCCTGAAGGATTTGGGACAGCCTGACTCGGTGGCTTCGGTGCCGATGGCGGTGCCTGTCGATGTGGTGGGTCGCTAA
- a CDS encoding 3'-5' exonuclease, with protein MVISLSLPDLNANLTQIPVTILDVETTGVSPRRGARVIEVALLQVQGNRVVAQLDTLIDPQAPLDPRAMAVNGITGGMLAHQPTFGAVLPQITAILASGLVVGHNINFDLTFLQAEYGLLGQSLPPLLALDTLPIARKYYRFPRNNLQTIAQALQIKADRFHRAMADVQVTAGVFDYFRADRGLETVQDWLSAQGKPVWRGVTPG; from the coding sequence ATGGTTATCTCGCTATCGCTGCCTGATCTCAATGCTAATCTGACCCAAATCCCCGTCACTATTCTCGATGTGGAAACCACGGGGGTTTCTCCCCGCCGGGGGGCACGGGTGATTGAGGTGGCTCTGCTGCAAGTACAAGGGAACCGGGTGGTGGCTCAACTGGATACGTTGATCGATCCCCAAGCGCCTTTGGATCCGAGGGCAATGGCGGTTAATGGCATTACAGGGGGAATGCTGGCCCATCAGCCCACCTTTGGGGCGGTTTTGCCGCAGATTACGGCGATTTTGGCTTCAGGGCTAGTGGTGGGTCACAATATCAATTTTGATCTGACGTTTTTGCAGGCGGAGTATGGGTTACTGGGCCAGTCTCTGCCGCCGCTGCTGGCGTTGGATACGTTGCCCATTGCCCGCAAGTACTACCGCTTCCCCCGCAATAATCTCCAGACGATCGCCCAGGCGTTGCAGATTAAGGCCGATCGCTTTCACCGAGCCATGGCGGATGTGCAGGTGACGGCGGGGGTGTTCGACTATTTCCGGGCCGATCGCGGTTTGGAGACGGTGCAGGACTGGCTCAGTGCCCAAGGGAAGCCGGTGTGGCGGGGGGTGACTCCGGGGTAA
- a CDS encoding ABC transporter substrate-binding protein, protein MLISGMVSCSSSPTTGDTASSDGRTEVEFWTMQLSPDFDEYFNTLIAAFEANNPTLAVRWVDVPWSAMESKILTAVSAGTAPDVVNLNPNFASQLASRDAWLNLDTVVTPELRSTYLPNIWQASTLGDTSFGLPWYLTTRVTIYNRSLLAAAGIDTPPTNYGELATLAQALKDKTGKYAFFATFVPEDSAEVLESLVQMGVTLVDDQGQAAFVSDAGRSAFQYWVDLYQKGLLPQEVLTQGHRRAIELYQAGETAILASSPEFLNSIAINAPTIAAVSAASPQISGTTGKKNVAVMNLVVPQDVAQRGAEHTAAAVQFALYVTNSENQLAFAKAANVLPSTAQALADYQTSLGMADPPTADPPDDAAPNGTPDTTAQTSDSVAQARLVSATQIGEAEVLVPAMTDVNLLQKAIYENLQAAMLGQKTVDQALESAAATWNSRR, encoded by the coding sequence ATGCTCATCAGTGGGATGGTCAGTTGTAGTAGTTCCCCCACCACAGGGGACACTGCCAGCAGCGACGGGCGCACCGAGGTTGAATTTTGGACCATGCAACTTAGCCCGGACTTTGACGAATACTTCAATACACTGATCGCCGCCTTTGAGGCAAACAACCCCACCCTAGCAGTGCGCTGGGTTGATGTGCCCTGGTCCGCCATGGAGAGCAAGATCCTCACCGCCGTCTCTGCGGGCACGGCCCCCGATGTGGTCAACCTCAACCCCAACTTTGCCTCCCAACTGGCCAGCCGAGATGCCTGGTTAAACCTGGATACGGTGGTGACCCCCGAACTACGCAGCACCTATCTCCCCAATATTTGGCAGGCCAGCACCCTAGGGGACACCAGTTTCGGGTTGCCCTGGTACCTCACGACGCGGGTCACCATCTATAACCGATCGTTGCTGGCGGCAGCGGGCATCGACACCCCCCCCACAAACTATGGTGAATTGGCTACCTTGGCCCAAGCCCTCAAGGATAAAACCGGCAAGTATGCCTTTTTTGCTACCTTTGTCCCGGAAGACTCCGCCGAGGTTTTAGAGTCCCTGGTGCAAATGGGGGTAACTTTGGTGGATGATCAAGGCCAAGCTGCCTTTGTCAGCGATGCAGGGCGATCGGCCTTTCAATATTGGGTTGACCTCTACCAAAAGGGACTCCTACCCCAGGAAGTCTTAACCCAAGGCCATCGACGGGCCATAGAACTGTACCAAGCGGGGGAGACCGCCATTTTGGCTTCCAGCCCTGAGTTTCTCAACAGCATTGCGATTAATGCCCCCACGATCGCCGCCGTCTCTGCCGCTAGTCCCCAAATCAGCGGTACCACCGGCAAAAAGAATGTGGCTGTTATGAATCTGGTGGTGCCCCAGGATGTAGCACAGCGGGGAGCCGAACACACCGCCGCCGCCGTGCAGTTTGCCCTCTATGTCACCAATAGCGAGAATCAATTAGCCTTTGCCAAAGCAGCCAACGTTCTACCGTCCACGGCCCAAGCCTTAGCCGACTACCAAACCAGTCTGGGTATGGCAGACCCGCCAACAGCAGACCCACCGGATGACGCTGCCCCCAATGGGACCCCCGACACAACGGCCCAAACCAGCGACTCCGTTGCCCAGGCCCGCCTTGTCAGTGCCACCCAAATTGGTGAGGCGGAGGTGTTGGTACCGGCCATGACCGATGTCAACCTGTTGCAAAAGGCCATTTACGAAAATCTCCAAGCTGCCATGTTGGGGCAGAAAACCGTTGATCAAGCCCTAGAGTCCGCCGCTGCCACCTGGAATAGTCGCCGTTAG
- the cobS gene encoding adenosylcobinamide-GDP ribazoletransferase, which translates to MNGSPPSPLSSFLASLTFYTTIPLAWVGPLTFHRIARFAPWVGLLLGCSLGLLDQGLAAVGMPPLTRAALGVAIWVGLTGGLHLDGAMDSADGLAVMAPDRRLEVMADSVTGAFGAMVAVLILLLKTLAWVELPRGLPGESLWLLALVAGWGRWAQVVAIARYPYLKAQGKGAFHKKEFETPWDWLLGLVSLIVIASLGFLCHGLSLVLVISLTLGGVVLGLGIPAWFNQQLGGHTGDTYGAVVEWTEALLLCGLTVFSAPGT; encoded by the coding sequence ATGAACGGTTCGCCCCCCTCTCCCCTGTCCTCATTCCTGGCCAGCCTCACCTTCTACACCACCATTCCCCTAGCCTGGGTGGGTCCCCTCACCTTTCACCGCATCGCCCGCTTTGCCCCCTGGGTGGGTCTCTTGCTGGGATGCAGCTTAGGCTTACTGGATCAGGGATTAGCCGCAGTGGGGATGCCACCCCTAACCCGTGCGGCCCTAGGGGTAGCGATTTGGGTGGGCCTGACGGGGGGATTGCACCTGGATGGAGCCATGGACAGCGCCGATGGGTTAGCGGTCATGGCTCCCGATCGTCGCTTGGAAGTCATGGCCGACAGCGTCACCGGAGCCTTTGGAGCCATGGTGGCGGTGCTGATTCTGTTATTGAAAACCCTGGCCTGGGTTGAATTACCCCGTGGCCTCCCTGGGGAATCTCTGTGGCTGTTGGCCCTGGTGGCCGGTTGGGGGCGCTGGGCGCAGGTAGTGGCGATCGCCCGCTATCCTTATCTCAAAGCACAGGGCAAGGGAGCCTTCCATAAAAAAGAGTTTGAGACACCTTGGGACTGGTTATTGGGCCTTGTTAGCTTAATAGTGATAGCAAGCCTCGGTTTTCTCTGCCATGGACTCTCCCTAGTCTTAGTAATCAGCCTCACCCTAGGGGGAGTCGTCCTAGGGCTAGGGATCCCTGCTTGGTTTAATCAGCAATTGGGGGGCCACACCGGAGACACCTATGGAGCCGTGGTGGAATGGACGGAAGCCCTACTACTCTGCGGCTTAACGGTTTTCAGCGCCCCAGGAACGTGA
- the yidD gene encoding membrane protein insertion efficiency factor YidD, whose protein sequence is MYRNSPKAFSSHALSPKALGQSLLYPVDFTSRWFATTAISGYQRFISPHKGYQCAHRSLHGGKSCSAFVKSSISHHGVWRGLQLARHRFQACGEAHQILKLNHLCQNRHSIRNGLGQTLIDRVLPLKGGPGDSCDDCQLCCIKMDACPCNGQKM, encoded by the coding sequence ATGTATAGAAATTCCCCAAAAGCCTTCAGTTCCCACGCCCTCAGCCCCAAAGCCCTGGGCCAAAGCCTGCTCTACCCCGTTGACTTCACCAGTCGCTGGTTTGCCACCACCGCCATTAGCGGCTATCAACGGTTCATCTCCCCCCATAAGGGATACCAGTGTGCCCATCGATCGCTCCACGGAGGCAAATCCTGCTCGGCCTTTGTCAAAAGTAGCATCAGCCACCATGGGGTTTGGCGCGGGTTACAATTAGCCCGCCATCGGTTCCAAGCCTGTGGGGAAGCCCATCAGATCCTCAAGCTCAATCACCTGTGCCAAAATCGCCACTCCATCAGAAATGGTTTAGGCCAAACCCTGATCGATCGGGTGCTGCCCCTCAAAGGTGGCCCAGGGGATAGCTGCGATGATTGCCAACTCTGTTGCATCAAAATGGATGCTTGCCCCTGTAACGGCCAGAAAATGTAA
- a CDS encoding Eco57I restriction-modification methylase domain-containing protein: protein MFSATTRALFHLKTLQDAMKNFTFPLDFEERHHIVLPWVKHLQNGTLDQMKEVSLHGDFLRDIFQDVLGYRSLIQGSGETWEIHAEQTMADGGGSADAAIGFFAASTGSRGNVKLGGRVIAPIELKGAKNDLDRPSPGRKESAVDQGWRYANYTPHCQWVIVSNYREIRLYQTSKTPAYYESFLLEDLQNLENFKRFYFILCRQNFLGKSPELTDASRIDRLLLDSDQREEAITKELYEQYKAVRLSLTQHFRRTTPKSLRNRNYVLIEKAQKLLDRILFIAFCEDCGLLPPKTLTKAYEFQDIYGNSSPWDRYKQVFRWVNAGNENPAIPGYNGGLFKPDPLLDETFEVNDLLCSQLNQLTRFDFATEVSVNILGRIFEQSITDLEELKAEAEGQIFDQKQGKRKRQGVYYTPAFITEYIVGLGLGGYLREQEQRLALELGLGDLGDLPLETQREREIQFWQAYHGVLEQMRVLDPACGSGAFLIAAFDYLSREYGRVDRSLKALTESTSNAETIPAKPAVPMVTQGSLLNGNLEPQVSLADPAIPSESTKPEVAALILSQNLYGVDLSPESVEITKLSLWLKTAKPGQVLLDLDDNIKVGNSIVANARVDKAAFKWQRQFPQVFAAGGFDVVLGNPPYVRQELLSPLKPYLQANYQTYDGVADLYVYFYEKGLEVLKPGGVLSYIVTNKWFKAGYGEPLRRFFAENTVVEQILDFGHAPIFEDADVFPCIISARKPTQKRQVPAVQRGPELLVRVCPIPREQLPGLNLSQYVQEQGYDVPWDGFTANTWSLEPPAVNGLMQKIQERGIPLKDFAGVKPYYGIKTGLNEAFLIDEATRNHLVQADSHSAEVIKPYLRGQDINRWIPNWNNLWIILLKSSLNTKWPWSNHNDVDQAEIIFSEYFPSLYKYLHPFKNALQKRQDKCCYWWELRPCAFYDAFTNPKIFFQQIQFHPYFALSQQEIFSNNKVSLLPTDSLYLISVLNSPLIWWYSWRHLPHMKDDALALVGYHMETLPIANVLQNMTAQVEEKAFIIIEITKSNQQAHHEVIDWLKVDHKITKLGQKLENFASLDCDRFLEEVRQRQPKGASFGPKVVKQLREVYNDYAPGIQSRQNQALILENQLSDLVNQAYGLTLEDIDLLWKTAPPRMPIPRPHAQP, encoded by the coding sequence ATGTTTAGTGCTACAACCCGCGCCCTTTTTCACCTGAAAACGCTCCAAGATGCGATGAAAAACTTTACGTTTCCCTTGGACTTTGAGGAGCGGCATCACATTGTTTTGCCATGGGTTAAACATCTCCAAAACGGTACCCTAGATCAGATGAAGGAAGTCTCGTTGCATGGGGATTTTCTTCGGGATATTTTTCAGGATGTGTTGGGGTATCGATCGCTGATCCAAGGATCGGGGGAGACTTGGGAAATCCATGCAGAGCAAACTATGGCCGATGGGGGTGGGTCAGCAGATGCGGCGATCGGTTTTTTTGCAGCCAGCACCGGTTCCCGTGGCAACGTGAAGCTAGGGGGGCGGGTTATCGCGCCCATTGAACTGAAAGGGGCGAAAAATGACCTCGATCGGCCATCGCCGGGGCGTAAGGAGTCAGCGGTGGATCAGGGTTGGCGCTATGCTAACTATACCCCCCATTGTCAATGGGTCATTGTTTCCAATTATCGAGAAATTCGACTCTACCAAACCAGTAAAACCCCTGCCTATTACGAGTCTTTTTTACTAGAAGATTTACAGAATCTTGAAAACTTCAAACGGTTCTATTTTATCCTCTGTCGTCAGAATTTTTTAGGCAAATCTCCCGAATTAACGGATGCGTCCCGCATCGATCGCCTGCTGCTGGATTCCGATCAGAGAGAGGAAGCCATTACCAAGGAACTTTATGAACAGTATAAAGCTGTACGTTTGAGTTTAACCCAGCATTTTCGCCGTACAACCCCGAAGTCCCTCAGAAATCGAAATTATGTCCTGATTGAAAAGGCTCAAAAACTGCTCGATCGCATTTTGTTTATTGCCTTTTGTGAAGACTGTGGGCTACTCCCTCCTAAAACCCTCACCAAAGCCTATGAATTTCAAGATATCTATGGCAATTCTAGCCCTTGGGATCGTTATAAACAAGTCTTTCGTTGGGTGAATGCGGGCAATGAAAATCCTGCTATTCCTGGCTATAACGGTGGTTTATTTAAGCCTGATCCGTTATTAGATGAAACTTTTGAGGTTAATGATCTCCTATGCAGTCAACTTAACCAATTGACCCGCTTTGATTTTGCCACGGAGGTATCCGTTAATATTCTAGGCCGCATTTTTGAGCAATCCATTACGGATTTGGAAGAGTTAAAGGCGGAGGCGGAGGGGCAGATTTTTGACCAAAAGCAGGGTAAACGGAAGCGCCAAGGCGTGTATTATACCCCTGCTTTTATCACGGAATATATTGTGGGGCTGGGGTTGGGGGGATATTTGCGGGAACAGGAGCAACGGTTGGCTTTAGAGTTAGGACTAGGGGATCTGGGGGATCTGCCCCTGGAGACCCAACGGGAGCGCGAAATCCAATTTTGGCAAGCCTATCATGGGGTGTTGGAACAAATGCGAGTCTTGGATCCTGCTTGTGGGTCGGGGGCTTTTTTAATTGCGGCCTTTGATTATTTAAGTCGGGAATATGGGCGAGTCGATCGTTCCCTCAAGGCGTTAACTGAGTCAACGTCTAATGCTGAGACTATTCCCGCTAAACCTGCGGTGCCTATGGTGACCCAGGGCAGTTTATTAAATGGCAATTTAGAACCTCAAGTTTCTCTAGCCGATCCGGCTATTCCTTCGGAATCTACTAAACCGGAAGTTGCAGCGTTGATTCTGAGCCAAAATCTTTATGGGGTGGATTTATCGCCGGAGTCAGTGGAAATTACTAAGTTATCGTTGTGGTTAAAGACAGCAAAACCGGGGCAGGTGTTGCTGGATTTGGATGACAATATTAAGGTGGGTAATTCGATCGTGGCGAATGCCAGGGTCGATAAGGCAGCGTTTAAGTGGCAGCGGCAGTTTCCCCAGGTGTTTGCAGCGGGGGGGTTTGATGTGGTGTTGGGCAATCCGCCCTATGTGCGCCAGGAGTTGTTGTCGCCGTTGAAGCCTTATCTTCAGGCGAATTATCAAACCTATGATGGGGTTGCGGATCTCTATGTGTATTTCTATGAGAAGGGGCTGGAGGTGCTGAAGCCTGGTGGGGTTTTGTCTTATATTGTGACGAATAAGTGGTTTAAGGCGGGCTATGGGGAACCGTTACGGCGGTTTTTTGCAGAAAATACGGTGGTGGAGCAAATTTTGGATTTTGGCCATGCGCCAATTTTTGAGGATGCCGATGTGTTCCCCTGTATTATTTCGGCCCGCAAACCCACACAAAAGCGGCAGGTTCCGGCGGTGCAACGAGGCCCGGAGTTACTGGTGCGGGTGTGTCCGATACCCCGTGAGCAGTTGCCCGGTTTGAATCTGTCTCAGTATGTACAAGAGCAGGGCTATGATGTGCCGTGGGACGGGTTTACGGCCAATACCTGGAGTTTGGAACCCCCAGCCGTTAATGGGTTAATGCAAAAGATTCAAGAACGAGGAATTCCCCTCAAAGATTTTGCAGGAGTGAAGCCCTACTATGGGATTAAAACAGGACTAAATGAGGCTTTTTTAATTGATGAAGCAACACGGAACCACTTAGTTCAAGCTGATTCCCACTCTGCTGAGGTTATTAAGCCCTATTTACGCGGTCAAGATATCAATCGATGGATTCCTAATTGGAATAACTTATGGATTATTTTATTAAAATCTAGCTTAAATACTAAATGGCCCTGGAGTAACCATAATGACGTGGATCAAGCGGAAATTATATTTTCCGAATATTTTCCATCACTTTACAAGTATCTTCACCCATTCAAGAATGCACTACAGAAACGACAAGATAAGTGTTGCTACTGGTGGGAGCTACGTCCTTGTGCTTTTTATGATGCTTTTACGAATCCTAAAATCTTTTTCCAGCAAATTCAGTTTCATCCATACTTTGCTTTATCACAACAAGAAATCTTCTCTAACAATAAAGTTTCTTTACTGCCTACTGACAGTCTATATCTGATATCAGTTTTAAATTCACCTCTCATTTGGTGGTACAGTTGGCGACATTTACCACACATGAAAGATGATGCTTTAGCACTAGTTGGCTATCATATGGAAACTCTACCAATTGCTAATGTATTACAGAATATGACAGCACAGGTTGAAGAGAAGGCATTCATTATTATTGAAATTACTAAATCTAATCAACAGGCTCACCATGAAGTAATAGACTGGTTAAAGGTAGATCATAAAATCACAAAATTGGGTCAGAAACTCGAAAATTTTGCCAGCTTAGACTGCGATCGATTCTTAGAGGAAGTGCGGCAGCGTCAGCCTAAAGGAGCTAGCTTTGGTCCCAAAGTCGTCAAACAACTGCGGGAGGTTTATAACGACTATGCTCCCGGCATTCAAAGCCGTCAAAATCAAGCCCTCATTTTGGAAAATCAACTATCCGATCTCGTCAACCAAGCCTACGGACTCACCCTCGAAGACATCGACCTCCTCTGGAAAACTGCCCCACCCCGAATGCCCATCCCCCGCCCCCATGCCCAACCCTAA
- a CDS encoding DUF2442 domain-containing protein, with translation MAFPNWLDPSNAADLDAQLNAQLETAKAATQAADAVEPRAKAAYFDPATNLVVIALKNGAFLSITPHLLQGLDNASTADLSDIWLDDGGRSIHWDRLDADFEIVGLVAGIFGTQRWMADLVSQGGASRSPVTPESPPATPASLGH, from the coding sequence ATGGCTTTCCCTAATTGGCTCGATCCCAGCAACGCAGCAGACCTTGATGCTCAACTGAATGCCCAACTCGAAACCGCAAAAGCTGCAACCCAGGCGGCTGATGCCGTGGAACCCCGCGCAAAAGCGGCCTACTTCGACCCCGCCACTAACCTAGTGGTGATTGCCCTGAAAAATGGGGCATTCCTCAGCATTACCCCCCACTTGCTTCAAGGTCTAGACAATGCTAGCACTGCGGATCTCAGTGACATCTGGCTCGATGATGGGGGTCGTAGCATTCACTGGGATCGCTTGGATGCAGACTTTGAAATTGTCGGTTTAGTGGCAGGGATTTTTGGCACCCAGCGGTGGATGGCTGATCTGGTTTCCCAGGGAGGCGCGAGTCGTTCCCCCGTTACCCCGGAGTCACCCCCCGCCACACCGGCTTCCCTTGGGCACTGA
- a CDS encoding HAD family hydrolase — MVPQALIFDVDGTLAETERDGHRVAFNQTFAAAGLSWHWSETLYGQLLEIPGGKERIAHYLDQYCPPQDPRLPPQADRPAWIAALHQDKTQRYGQIIRQGCLKPRPGVLRLIQEARSAGVRLAIATTSALPNALAVLETALAPDAPHWFEVIAAGDIVAAKKPDPAIYHYVLQQLQLSPQACLVIEDSAQGLQAATAAGLTTLITTNAYTQHQDFSAAQWVLSDLGEPQRPCTVIRGSLGDPPYVSLDRLWFS, encoded by the coding sequence ATGGTCCCCCAAGCCTTAATTTTTGACGTTGATGGAACCCTGGCTGAAACAGAGCGGGATGGTCATCGCGTCGCCTTTAACCAGACCTTTGCTGCCGCTGGTTTAAGCTGGCACTGGTCCGAGACCCTATATGGTCAATTATTGGAAATTCCAGGGGGAAAAGAACGCATCGCCCATTACCTAGACCAGTACTGTCCCCCCCAGGATCCCCGCCTACCGCCCCAGGCCGATCGCCCCGCCTGGATTGCTGCCCTGCACCAGGATAAAACCCAACGCTATGGCCAGATTATCCGCCAAGGGTGCCTTAAACCCCGCCCTGGGGTTCTGCGCCTGATCCAAGAAGCCCGATCGGCGGGAGTACGCCTCGCCATCGCCACCACCAGCGCCCTCCCCAACGCCCTAGCTGTGTTGGAAACCGCCCTCGCCCCCGATGCCCCCCACTGGTTTGAAGTCATCGCCGCCGGAGACATCGTTGCCGCCAAAAAACCCGACCCCGCCATTTACCACTACGTCCTCCAGCAACTCCAGTTGTCCCCCCAGGCTTGTCTCGTCATTGAAGACTCGGCCCAAGGTCTCCAAGCCGCCACCGCCGCCGGACTCACCACCCTGATCACCACCAATGCTTACACCCAGCACCAGGATTTCAGTGCCGCCCAGTGGGTGTTGAGTGATCTCGGGGAACCCCAGCGGCCCTGCACCGTTATCCGGGGATCCCTGGGCGATCCTCCCTATGTCAGCCTCGATCGCCTCTGGTTTTCCTGA